The following proteins are co-located in the Bordetella bronchialis genome:
- the rpmG gene encoding 50S ribosomal protein L33 translates to MAAKGNREKIKLESTAGTGHFYTTTKNKRTMPEKMLIKKFDPVARKHVDYKETKLK, encoded by the coding sequence ATGGCAGCCAAAGGCAACCGCGAAAAGATCAAGCTCGAGTCGACCGCCGGCACGGGACACTTCTACACCACCACCAAGAACAAGCGCACGATGCCGGAAAAAATGCTGATCAAGAAGTTTGATCCGGTCGCGCGCAAGCACGTGGACTACAAGGAAACCAAGCTCAAGTAA
- a CDS encoding Bug family tripartite tricarboxylate transporter substrate binding protein → MKAIPSTRRRFLAAAFCAAAAMGLHAGAQAAYPDKTVRIIVPYAPGGSGDVFARLIAEKLTTRLGQTFIVENRPGASGAIGARYVSDAPSDGSILLLGQTGEIVVTPLLSSTLNYKPENLLPVVLVGDSPLVLSAHPSAPFNTVQEMVAQSKQRPQGYNYASSGTGTPGHLAAAALAFKTGAKLTHVPYKGGGAALSDLLGNHVDMFFSGAPGVLPHFKSGTLKPIAVSTLERSPALPKVPTVAESGLPGFSFSLWGGLFAPKGTPADIVQKLNTEVNAIIADPETKQRLEAEGAVIKPNSVEQFTQFLAAERTRYQEIIKETGVKLD, encoded by the coding sequence ATGAAGGCTATTCCCTCGACCAGGCGCCGATTCCTGGCGGCCGCATTCTGCGCGGCCGCGGCCATGGGCCTGCACGCCGGCGCGCAGGCGGCTTATCCGGACAAGACCGTCCGCATCATCGTGCCGTACGCGCCTGGCGGATCCGGCGACGTCTTCGCCCGCCTGATCGCGGAAAAGCTGACCACCCGCCTGGGCCAGACCTTCATCGTCGAGAACCGCCCGGGCGCGAGCGGCGCCATCGGCGCGCGCTATGTCTCCGACGCGCCGTCCGACGGCAGCATCCTGCTGCTGGGACAGACCGGCGAGATCGTCGTCACGCCGCTGCTTTCCAGCACCCTGAACTACAAACCGGAAAACCTGCTGCCCGTGGTACTGGTGGGCGATTCGCCGCTGGTACTGTCGGCCCACCCCTCGGCGCCGTTCAATACGGTGCAGGAGATGGTCGCGCAGAGCAAGCAGCGCCCGCAGGGCTACAACTACGCCTCGTCTGGCACCGGCACGCCGGGGCATCTGGCCGCCGCCGCGCTGGCGTTCAAGACCGGCGCCAAGCTGACACACGTTCCCTACAAGGGCGGCGGCGCGGCGCTGAGCGACCTGCTGGGCAATCACGTCGATATGTTCTTCTCCGGCGCGCCGGGCGTGCTGCCGCACTTCAAGAGCGGCACGCTCAAGCCGATCGCCGTGTCCACGCTGGAGCGTTCGCCGGCCCTGCCCAAGGTACCCACGGTGGCGGAGTCTGGCCTGCCGGGCTTTTCCTTCAGCCTGTGGGGCGGATTGTTCGCGCCCAAGGGCACGCCGGCCGACATCGTCCAGAAGCTGAATACCGAGGTCAACGCCATCATCGCCGATCCGGAAACCAAGCAAAGGCTGGAGGCCGAAGGCGCCGTGATAAAGCCCAACAGCGTCGAACAGTTCACGCAATTCCTGGCGGCCGAACGCACGCGCTACCAGGAGATCATCAAGGAAACCGGCGTCAAGCTGGACTGA
- a CDS encoding aldehyde dehydrogenase (NADP(+)) produces the protein MSTPITGEILIGQRAVDNGQRSLQAVNPATGETLSPSFAQAGPAEVEQACALAWAAFDAYRETSLESRARFLEAIGEQIMQLGQPLIDRAVAETALPPARIEGERARTVGQLRLFAQVVRAGEFLDVRVDPAMPDRQPLPRPDLRLRNIALGPVAVFGASNFPLAFSVAGGDTASALAAGCPVVVKGHPAHPGTGELVGRAIQAAARECGMPEGVFSLLLGGIETGAALVQDERIKAVGFTGSRGGGLALVDIASKRREPIPVFAEMSSINPVFLFPAALAARAEELGKAFVASLTMGAGQFCTNPGIVVALESPDLDRFLKAADAALSAHVPSAMLTPGIHSAYEKGVQALEKAEGVQVCARGGTGDGPNRGRAAVFSTSIGNFLSHESLQQEVFGASSMVVRCKSVDDMRQVAERIEGQLTVTLHLDEPDYEKARALVPVLERKAGRILANGWPTGVEVAHAMVHGGPYPATSDSRFTSVGTLAIRRFLRPVSYQALPPQLLPETLRPENLARVPRLEDGKRLLP, from the coding sequence GTGAGCACCCCCATCACCGGCGAAATCCTTATCGGGCAGCGTGCCGTCGACAACGGCCAGCGCAGCCTCCAGGCGGTCAACCCCGCCACGGGCGAAACCCTGTCGCCCAGCTTCGCGCAGGCCGGGCCGGCCGAGGTCGAACAGGCCTGCGCGCTGGCCTGGGCCGCCTTCGATGCCTACCGCGAAACGTCCCTGGAAAGCCGCGCCCGCTTCCTGGAAGCCATCGGCGAGCAGATCATGCAGCTGGGGCAGCCGCTGATCGATCGCGCCGTTGCCGAAACCGCGCTGCCGCCTGCCCGCATCGAAGGCGAACGCGCGCGTACCGTCGGCCAACTGCGGCTGTTCGCGCAGGTGGTGCGCGCCGGCGAATTCCTGGATGTGCGCGTGGATCCCGCCATGCCGGATCGCCAGCCGCTGCCCCGGCCGGACCTGCGCCTGCGCAACATCGCCCTGGGGCCGGTCGCGGTCTTCGGCGCCAGCAACTTCCCGCTGGCCTTTTCGGTGGCGGGCGGCGATACGGCCTCCGCGCTGGCCGCCGGCTGCCCGGTGGTGGTGAAAGGCCATCCCGCGCATCCGGGCACCGGCGAGCTGGTCGGGCGCGCCATCCAGGCCGCCGCCCGCGAATGCGGCATGCCGGAGGGCGTGTTCTCGCTGCTGCTGGGCGGCATCGAAACCGGCGCCGCGCTAGTGCAGGACGAGCGCATCAAGGCCGTGGGATTCACCGGCTCGCGTGGCGGCGGCCTGGCCCTGGTCGATATCGCGTCCAAGCGGCGCGAACCCATACCCGTGTTCGCCGAAATGAGCAGCATCAACCCGGTGTTCCTCTTTCCCGCGGCCCTGGCCGCGCGCGCGGAAGAACTGGGCAAGGCATTCGTCGCTTCCCTGACCATGGGGGCGGGGCAGTTCTGCACCAATCCCGGCATCGTCGTGGCCCTGGAAAGCCCGGACCTGGACCGCTTCCTGAAGGCGGCCGACGCGGCATTGTCCGCCCATGTGCCCAGCGCCATGCTGACGCCCGGCATACACAGCGCCTATGAAAAAGGCGTGCAGGCCCTGGAAAAGGCCGAAGGCGTGCAGGTGTGCGCCCGCGGCGGCACCGGCGACGGCCCCAATCGCGGCCGCGCCGCCGTGTTCTCCACCTCCATCGGCAACTTCCTGTCGCACGAGTCGCTGCAGCAGGAGGTATTCGGCGCCTCCAGCATGGTGGTGCGCTGCAAGTCGGTGGACGATATGCGGCAGGTCGCCGAGCGCATCGAAGGCCAACTGACCGTCACCCTGCACCTGGACGAGCCGGATTACGAGAAGGCGCGTGCCCTGGTGCCCGTACTGGAGCGCAAGGCCGGCCGCATCCTGGCCAACGGCTGGCCCACCGGCGTGGAAGTCGCGCATGCCATGGTGCATGGCGGCCCCTACCCGGCGACCTCGGACAGCCGCTTCACGTCCGTGGGCACCCTGGCGATCCGCCGCTTCCTGCGGCCGGTCAGCTATCAGGCGCTGCCGCCGCAATTGCTGCCGGAAACCCTGCGTCCGGAAAACCTGGCGCGTGTGCCGCGCCTGGAAGACGGCAAGCGCCTGCTGCCCTGA
- a CDS encoding MarR family transcriptional regulator produces the protein MSAMSHPSSPRGDAALLLENQLCFALYSTSLAMSKVYRKLLSGLDLTYPQYLVMLVLWEQDGLTVSAIGERLFLDSATLTPLLKRLEAAGLVQRARAARDERQVIVSLTDAGRQLKAKARAVPHGVAGAVGCSAAEAAAMIKRLDALRAALQESICP, from the coding sequence ATGTCCGCCATGTCCCATCCTTCTTCACCGCGCGGCGACGCCGCCTTGCTCCTGGAAAACCAGCTTTGCTTCGCGCTGTATTCCACCAGCCTGGCAATGAGCAAGGTCTATCGCAAACTGCTGTCCGGCCTGGACCTGACTTATCCGCAATACCTGGTCATGCTCGTGCTATGGGAGCAGGACGGCCTGACCGTGTCCGCCATCGGCGAGCGCCTGTTCCTGGACAGCGCCACGCTGACGCCCCTGCTCAAACGCCTGGAAGCGGCCGGATTGGTGCAACGGGCCCGTGCCGCGCGCGACGAGCGGCAGGTCATCGTGTCCTTGACGGACGCGGGGCGGCAGTTGAAGGCCAAGGCGCGCGCCGTTCCGCATGGGGTGGCGGGCGCCGTGGGATGCAGCGCGGCGGAGGCCGCCGCCATGATCAAGCGGCTCGATGCATTGCGCGCGGCCCTGCAGGAATCGATATGCCCATAG
- a CDS encoding amidohydrolase family protein: MTPPALPAWDCHTHVFDDATRRPVVPGSHYIPPVRTWQDLSRTGAPHGIERFVLVQPSVYGTDNSLLLETLRESAGRARGVLVVPDETTEAELLAWREQGARGVRFNAVSGSGNGMAGYTRLAPRLRAAGWHAQFFVAPQALQGVHEAIRAGDGPDVVVDHLGGAANGAEYASIREAVFRLLDTGRVWLKASGFYRYGYPVAAWAERFGELLRELARRYPERVVWASDWPHTWFFDPAHGTAMPYGDLVGLLRDSVGDADFQRILRQNPRALYD; this comes from the coding sequence ATGACGCCCCCCGCCCTTCCCGCCTGGGATTGCCACACCCACGTCTTCGACGACGCCACGCGCAGGCCCGTGGTGCCCGGTTCCCATTACATTCCCCCCGTGCGCACCTGGCAGGACTTGTCGCGCACCGGCGCCCCGCACGGCATCGAGCGCTTCGTGCTGGTCCAGCCCAGCGTCTATGGCACCGACAACAGCCTGCTGCTGGAGACCCTGCGAGAATCCGCGGGCCGCGCGCGCGGCGTGCTGGTGGTGCCGGACGAGACGACAGAGGCCGAACTGCTGGCGTGGCGCGAACAGGGCGCGCGCGGTGTCCGCTTCAACGCTGTCTCGGGCAGCGGCAACGGGATGGCCGGCTATACCCGCCTGGCGCCGCGCCTGCGCGCCGCCGGCTGGCACGCGCAATTCTTTGTCGCGCCGCAGGCCTTGCAGGGCGTCCACGAGGCCATCCGCGCCGGAGACGGCCCCGACGTCGTGGTGGACCACCTGGGCGGCGCGGCCAATGGCGCGGAATATGCCTCGATCCGGGAGGCGGTCTTCCGCCTGCTGGATACGGGGCGGGTCTGGCTCAAGGCCTCGGGCTTCTATCGCTATGGCTACCCGGTGGCGGCCTGGGCGGAGCGCTTCGGCGAGCTGTTGCGCGAACTCGCGCGGCGCTATCCCGAGCGCGTGGTCTGGGCCTCGGACTGGCCGCACACCTGGTTTTTCGATCCCGCGCACGGGACAGCCATGCCTTATGGGGACCTGGTCGGCCTGCTGCGCGATTCGGTCGGCGATGCGGATTTCCAGCGCATCCTGCGGCAGAACCCGCGCGCCCTGTACGACTGA
- a CDS encoding ABC transporter substrate-binding protein, with amino-acid sequence MSAFFRPSAWRAWRLALCALLCAGVALLSAPPAAATGAAKTAAGARGRPPAQPAAPPPLRIGEINTYKALPAFAQPYRQGWMLALEQINAEGGVLGRKLEVRSRDDHGVAEDAVAAARTLVEKDGVAALFGGYSSEASLAISRYADTDRVPYLAVAPLTQRLTWQEGNAYTFRLRPGAWMQAAAVAPKALGLRKLRWALVYQDTESDRATAEAFKGLMKTFQSKTEFVAEQAVAPGRFDAKATVAAVAEARPEALFNMLTGAELAALARAGAAAHLFDGMGVVSLFTGDPENIAALDDAIAKDAPAAGAGATPEPGIPDGWIVTGYPRDAVDTPENQAFVQAYRERYGDAPGMASVLGYSALRSIAEALKRAGTPDRDAVAAAFRRLQVPTPFGTIEYRNLDHQATLGIFLGYTGHADGRLVMDRFVYATGARLQPLDEQIRRLRVQAGRASAAAAGPAPLAKPVAGAAQTDTAGSPAAAGKPEAPPTAGPARPVVAPGRPATRPDTALNARLSAAKPGASPAGGPAAPANHADPAQGGGAAAAAQAPFDTSRSTRAVTPAMADWPDQVHQPAAR; translated from the coding sequence ATGTCGGCTTTTTTTCGTCCCTCCGCCTGGCGGGCATGGCGCCTTGCCCTGTGCGCGCTGCTGTGCGCCGGCGTGGCGCTGCTGTCCGCGCCGCCGGCCGCCGCCACCGGCGCGGCCAAGACCGCGGCGGGCGCCCGCGGTCGGCCGCCCGCGCAGCCCGCCGCGCCGCCGCCCCTGCGTATCGGCGAAATCAACACCTACAAGGCCTTGCCCGCTTTCGCGCAGCCATACCGCCAAGGCTGGATGCTGGCGCTGGAACAGATCAACGCCGAGGGCGGCGTGCTGGGCCGCAAGCTGGAGGTCCGCTCGCGCGACGACCATGGCGTGGCCGAGGATGCCGTCGCGGCGGCGCGGACGCTGGTCGAAAAGGACGGCGTGGCGGCGCTGTTCGGCGGCTATTCCTCCGAGGCCAGCCTGGCGATCTCGCGCTATGCCGATACGGACAGGGTGCCGTACCTGGCCGTGGCGCCCTTGACGCAGCGGCTGACCTGGCAGGAAGGCAACGCCTACACCTTCCGCCTGCGGCCGGGTGCCTGGATGCAGGCCGCGGCGGTGGCGCCCAAGGCGCTGGGCCTGCGCAAATTGCGCTGGGCGCTGGTCTACCAGGACACCGAGTCCGACCGGGCCACCGCGGAGGCCTTCAAGGGCCTGATGAAGACCTTCCAGTCCAAGACCGAATTCGTCGCCGAACAGGCCGTCGCGCCGGGCAGGTTCGACGCCAAGGCGACCGTGGCCGCCGTGGCCGAGGCCAGGCCCGAGGCCCTCTTCAACATGCTGACCGGCGCAGAGCTCGCCGCATTGGCACGGGCGGGCGCGGCGGCACACCTTTTCGACGGAATGGGCGTCGTTTCCCTGTTCACGGGCGACCCCGAGAACATCGCCGCGCTGGACGACGCCATCGCCAAGGACGCGCCCGCGGCCGGCGCCGGGGCGACGCCCGAGCCCGGCATACCGGACGGCTGGATCGTCACGGGATATCCCCGCGACGCGGTCGATACGCCAGAGAACCAGGCCTTTGTCCAGGCCTACCGCGAACGCTATGGCGATGCGCCCGGCATGGCCTCGGTGCTGGGCTATTCCGCCCTGCGCTCCATCGCGGAGGCACTGAAGCGCGCCGGCACGCCGGACCGCGATGCCGTGGCGGCCGCCTTCCGCCGGCTGCAGGTGCCCACGCCCTTCGGCACCATCGAATACCGGAACCTCGACCACCAGGCCACGCTGGGGATTTTCCTGGGCTACACCGGCCATGCCGACGGACGCCTGGTCATGGACCGTTTCGTCTACGCGACGGGCGCGCGCCTGCAGCCGCTGGATGAACAGATCCGCCGCCTGCGCGTGCAGGCCGGCCGGGCAAGCGCGGCGGCCGCCGGGCCCGCGCCCCTTGCCAAGCCGGTGGCTGGCGCGGCTCAAACCGATACGGCGGGATCGCCCGCAGCCGCGGGCAAGCCGGAGGCGCCTCCCACCGCGGGGCCGGCGCGTCCCGTCGTCGCGCCCGGGCGTCCGGCCACGCGGCCGGACACGGCATTGAACGCCCGCCTGAGCGCCGCGAAGCCGGGGGCCTCGCCGGCCGGCGGACCTGCGGCGCCCGCCAATCATGCCGATCCGGCCCAGGGCGGCGGAGCGGCCGCTGCCGCTCAGGCTCCCTTCGATACCTCGCGATCCACCCGGGCCGTCACACCCGCCATGGCGGACTGGCCGGACCAGGTACATCAACCCGCGGCACGCTGA
- a CDS encoding GntR family transcriptional regulator — MPIAKQNTQANLAYQELKKRILMGFFGASDRLREIEVAELLNMGRTPVREALKRLEDEGLLTHEPRRGLVVTSLDQQSVTELYAMRELLEGGAARFAAKHASEAEIDNMAHILEEGQRGGDPVAANLAFHQSIYGAAHNKFLIRALQSLTDSTYLLGRSTLEMPGRPDAAHGEHRAIYEAIRDGDPARAEQMAREHIRNALLERLKILRAKQSTGQ, encoded by the coding sequence ATGCCCATAGCGAAGCAGAACACCCAGGCCAACCTGGCATACCAGGAGTTGAAGAAACGCATTCTGATGGGCTTCTTCGGCGCCAGCGACCGGCTGCGCGAAATCGAGGTGGCGGAGCTTCTCAATATGGGCCGCACGCCCGTGCGCGAGGCCCTCAAGCGCCTGGAGGACGAAGGCCTGCTGACCCACGAACCGCGCCGCGGCCTGGTGGTGACGTCGCTGGACCAGCAGTCCGTCACCGAGCTCTATGCCATGCGTGAATTGCTGGAAGGCGGCGCGGCGCGTTTCGCCGCCAAGCATGCCAGCGAGGCCGAGATCGACAACATGGCGCACATCCTGGAAGAGGGCCAGCGGGGCGGCGATCCCGTCGCCGCCAACCTGGCCTTCCATCAGTCCATCTATGGCGCCGCCCACAACAAATTCCTGATCCGCGCCCTGCAATCGCTGACGGACTCCACTTATCTGCTGGGACGCAGCACGCTGGAAATGCCGGGACGGCCGGATGCCGCGCATGGCGAACACCGTGCCATTTACGAAGCCATCCGGGACGGCGATCCGGCACGCGCGGAACAGATGGCGCGCGAGCATATCCGCAACGCTCTGCTGGAGCGCTTGAAGATCCTGCGCGCGAAGCAATCCACGGGGCAGTAG
- the leuS gene encoding leucine--tRNA ligase, which translates to MQERYNPNAVEAAAQDVWRRSDAYRVSEHARNASGAEKPKFYACSMLPYPSGKLHMGHVRNYTINDMMARQLRMRGYNVLMPMGWDAFGMPAENAAIKSKVPPAKWTYDNIAYMKKQMQAMGLAIDWSREMSACDPAYYKWNQWLFLKMLEKGIAYRKTQVVNWDPVDQTVLANEQVIDGRGWRSGALVEKREIPGYYLRITDYAEELLEQVKNGLPGWPERVRLMQENWIGKSEGVRFAFPHDIRDESGRLVQDGKLYVFTTRADTIMGVTFCAVAPEHPLATLAARDNPGLAEFIERCKLGGTTEAELATREKEGLPTGLTVTHPLTGQPVDVWVGNYVLMSYGDGAVMGVPAHDERDFAFARKYGLPIRQVVDVPGKTYATDAWQEWYADKQNGRLVHSGKYDGLSSKDAVGAIAADLAALGLGEKQTTWRLRDWGISRQRYWGTPIPIIHCGDCGPVPVPEQDLPVVLPEDLIPDGTGNPLAKNEAFLSCACPKCGKPARRETDTMDTFVDSAWYFMRYTSPGNDGAMVDARNDYWMPMDQYIGGIEHAVLHLLYARFWTKVMRDLGLLKFDEPFTRLLCQGMVLNHIYSRKTEHGGIEYFWPDEVENVYDAKGAIVGARRKSDGTEVHYGGVGTMSKSKNNGVDPQSLIDTLGADTARLFVMFASPPEQTLEWSDSGVEGANRFLRRLWSHGWSQRDAVAAGLAARDVDWRGAPAAAKDLRREIHTLLKQADYDYERIQYNTVVSACMKMLNAIENAELPAADAAADAARAECLGVLLRVLYPVVPHITWQLWNDLGYADVYGDLLDAPWPQVDEAALVADEIELMLQVNGKLRGAVRVAAQATREQIETQAAAHEAVARFLEGRPPKRVIVVPGKLVNVVG; encoded by the coding sequence ATGCAGGAACGCTACAACCCCAACGCCGTCGAAGCCGCCGCCCAGGACGTCTGGCGACGCAGCGACGCCTATCGCGTCAGCGAACACGCCCGCAACGCCAGCGGCGCCGAAAAGCCGAAGTTCTACGCGTGTTCCATGCTGCCGTATCCCAGCGGCAAATTGCACATGGGCCATGTCCGCAACTACACCATCAACGACATGATGGCGCGGCAGCTGCGCATGCGCGGCTACAACGTGCTGATGCCCATGGGCTGGGACGCCTTCGGCATGCCGGCCGAAAACGCCGCCATCAAGTCCAAGGTGCCGCCGGCCAAATGGACCTACGACAACATCGCCTACATGAAGAAGCAGATGCAGGCGATGGGGCTGGCCATCGACTGGTCGCGCGAGATGAGCGCCTGCGACCCGGCCTACTACAAGTGGAACCAGTGGCTGTTCCTGAAGATGCTGGAAAAAGGCATCGCCTACCGCAAGACGCAGGTGGTCAACTGGGATCCGGTGGACCAGACCGTGCTGGCCAACGAGCAGGTCATCGACGGCCGCGGCTGGCGTTCCGGCGCGCTGGTGGAAAAGCGTGAAATCCCGGGCTACTACCTGCGCATAACGGATTACGCCGAAGAGCTGCTGGAGCAGGTCAAGAACGGCCTGCCGGGCTGGCCGGAACGCGTGCGCCTGATGCAGGAAAACTGGATAGGCAAGAGCGAAGGCGTTCGCTTCGCCTTCCCGCACGACATCCGCGACGAATCCGGCCGCCTCGTGCAGGACGGCAAGCTGTATGTGTTCACCACGCGCGCGGACACCATCATGGGCGTGACCTTCTGCGCCGTGGCGCCGGAACACCCGCTCGCCACCCTGGCCGCCCGGGACAACCCGGGGCTGGCCGAGTTCATCGAACGCTGCAAGCTGGGCGGCACCACCGAGGCCGAACTCGCCACGCGCGAAAAAGAAGGCCTGCCCACGGGCCTGACCGTGACGCATCCCCTGACCGGACAGCCGGTGGATGTCTGGGTCGGCAACTACGTGCTCATGAGCTATGGCGACGGCGCCGTCATGGGCGTGCCCGCCCACGACGAACGGGACTTCGCCTTCGCGCGCAAGTACGGGCTGCCGATCCGCCAGGTGGTCGATGTACCGGGCAAGACATACGCCACCGATGCCTGGCAGGAGTGGTACGCCGACAAGCAGAACGGCCGCCTGGTCCATTCCGGCAAGTACGACGGCCTGAGCAGCAAGGACGCCGTCGGCGCCATCGCGGCCGACCTGGCCGCCCTGGGCCTGGGCGAAAAACAGACCACCTGGCGCCTGCGCGACTGGGGCATTTCGCGCCAGCGCTACTGGGGCACCCCCATCCCCATCATCCATTGCGGCGACTGCGGCCCGGTGCCGGTGCCGGAACAGGACCTGCCCGTCGTGCTGCCCGAGGACCTGATCCCGGACGGCACGGGCAACCCCCTGGCCAAGAACGAAGCCTTCCTGTCCTGCGCCTGCCCCAAGTGCGGCAAGCCGGCGCGGCGCGAGACGGACACCATGGATACCTTCGTCGACTCCGCCTGGTATTTCATGCGCTATACCTCGCCCGGCAACGACGGCGCGATGGTGGATGCCCGCAACGATTACTGGATGCCGATGGACCAGTACATCGGCGGCATCGAGCACGCGGTGCTGCACCTGCTGTATGCGCGCTTCTGGACCAAGGTCATGCGCGACCTGGGACTGCTCAAGTTCGATGAACCGTTCACGCGCCTGCTGTGCCAGGGCATGGTGCTGAATCACATCTACTCGCGCAAGACCGAGCACGGCGGCATCGAATACTTCTGGCCCGACGAGGTCGAAAACGTCTACGACGCCAAGGGCGCCATCGTGGGCGCCCGGCGCAAATCCGACGGCACCGAAGTGCACTACGGCGGCGTCGGCACCATGTCCAAGTCCAAGAACAACGGCGTCGATCCGCAATCGCTGATCGATACGCTGGGCGCGGACACCGCCCGGCTGTTCGTGATGTTCGCCAGCCCGCCCGAACAGACGCTGGAGTGGTCGGACTCCGGGGTGGAAGGCGCCAACCGCTTCCTGCGACGCCTGTGGTCCCATGGCTGGTCCCAGCGCGATGCCGTCGCCGCCGGCCTGGCCGCGCGCGACGTGGACTGGCGCGGCGCGCCCGCCGCCGCCAAGGACCTGCGCCGCGAAATCCACACGCTGCTCAAGCAAGCCGACTACGACTACGAGCGCATCCAGTACAACACGGTGGTGTCGGCCTGCATGAAAATGCTGAACGCCATCGAGAATGCCGAGCTCCCGGCCGCCGATGCGGCCGCGGACGCCGCGCGCGCGGAATGCCTGGGCGTCCTGCTGCGCGTCCTGTACCCCGTCGTGCCGCACATCACCTGGCAGCTCTGGAACGACCTGGGCTACGCGGACGTCTACGGCGACCTGCTCGATGCGCCCTGGCCGCAGGTCGACGAAGCCGCCCTGGTCGCCGACGAGATCGAGCTGATGCTGCAGGTCAACGGCAAGCTGCGCGGCGCGGTGCGCGTCGCCGCGCAAGCCACGCGCGAACAGATCGAGACGCAGGCCGCCGCGCACGAAGCGGTGGCGCGATTCCTGGAAGGCCGGCCGCCCAAGCGCGTCATCGTGGTGCCGGGCAAACTGGTCAACGTCGTAGGTTAA
- the rpmB gene encoding 50S ribosomal protein L28 produces the protein MARVCQVTGKRPMVGNNVSHANNKTKRRFLPNLQSRRFFLESENRWITLRVSTKALRTIDKKGIDAVVAELRARGESI, from the coding sequence ATGGCACGCGTATGCCAAGTAACGGGCAAGCGCCCGATGGTGGGCAACAACGTTTCCCACGCCAACAACAAGACCAAGCGTCGCTTCCTGCCCAACCTGCAATCGCGCCGTTTCTTCCTCGAAAGCGAAAACCGCTGGATCACGCTGCGCGTCAGCACCAAGGCCCTGCGCACCATCGACAAGAAAGGCATCGACGCCGTTGTCGCCGAACTGCGCGCCCGCGGTGAATCGATCTAA
- a CDS encoding KGG domain-containing protein, with product MTDNQDPKERRKPRGFAAMGPEFQREIAAQGGRAAHRLGKAHRFTSQEARAAATKRHAARQAQSAAPSEPAATTATQGEDR from the coding sequence ATGACCGACAACCAGGATCCTAAAGAGCGCCGCAAACCCAGGGGCTTCGCCGCCATGGGTCCCGAGTTCCAGCGTGAAATCGCGGCGCAAGGCGGCCGCGCGGCCCATCGTCTGGGCAAGGCGCACCGCTTCACTTCCCAAGAAGCCCGGGCAGCGGCGACGAAACGCCATGCCGCCCGCCAGGCCCAGTCCGCCGCGCCTTCCGAGCCGGCGGCCACGACGGCCACGCAGGGCGAGGACCGTTGA
- a CDS encoding organic hydroperoxide resistance protein, with product MSIEKVLYRAQATANGGRDGRARSSDGVLDIQLSTPRELGGAGGPGTNPEQLFAAGYSACFLGALKFVAGKEKVALPAETSITGSVGIGAIPTGFGIEVELRISIPGLDPAQARQLVDKAHIVCPYSNATRGNIDVTLTLV from the coding sequence ATGTCTATCGAAAAAGTGCTTTACCGTGCCCAAGCCACCGCCAACGGCGGCCGTGACGGGCGTGCCCGTTCCTCCGACGGCGTGCTGGATATCCAGCTCAGCACCCCGCGCGAACTCGGTGGCGCCGGCGGCCCGGGCACCAATCCGGAACAGCTGTTCGCCGCGGGCTATTCGGCCTGCTTTCTGGGGGCGCTGAAGTTCGTGGCGGGCAAGGAGAAGGTGGCCCTGCCGGCGGAAACCAGCATCACCGGCTCGGTGGGCATCGGCGCCATCCCGACGGGCTTCGGCATCGAAGTCGAGCTGCGCATCTCCATTCCGGGGCTGGACCCGGCGCAAGCGCGCCAACTGGTGGACAAGGCCCATATCGTTTGCCCGTACTCCAATGCGACGCGCGGCAATATCGATGTGACCTTGACGCTGGTTTAA